GCCACCGGCTCCCCCTGGACCTCCGCCGGCTACACGGTCGGCATCGTCGACACGGGGGTTGACGCCTCCCACCCCGACCTGTCCGGCAGGCTCGCCTCCGGCTGCTTTAGCGCCCTCACGGGCACCGGGTCGCTTCTGGCCGGCTGCCAGGACCTCCACGGTCACGGCACGCACGTCAGCGGCACCGTCGCCGCGGCCGCCAACAACTCCACCGGCATCGCCGGTGTCGCCCCGAACTCGCGGGTCCTGATGTGCAAGGCGCTGGACGACACCGGCAGCGGCTGGACCAGCGACATCGCGGCCTGCATCAACGACTTCGTCACGCGCAGGGCGACGCTGGACCTGAGGGTCATCTCCCTGAGCCTCGGCGGCGGCGGCGGCAGCACCCTGGAAAGCGCCGTCAACAACGCCCTGAGCAACGGGATCCTGGTCGTCGCGGCCGCCGGAAACGACGGCAACACCACGCTCAACTATCCGGCCGCCTACGCCAGCGCCGTCTCGGTCGGCGCCGTCGACCGGACGGGGGCCAAGGCTTCGTTCTCCAACTTCAACGAGGACGTCGAGCTGTCGGCCCCGGGCGTCTCCATCGTCTCCACCGTGCCCGGCGGCGGCTACGGCTCCTGGAGCGGGACCTCGATGGCCACCCCGAACGTCGCAGGCGTCGCCGCTCTCGTTTCCTGGAAGACGGGCCTCAAGGGCCAGGCGCTGCGCGACAAGCTGAACGCCTCGGTCGACGACCTCGGAGCGGCCGGCCGCGACAGCTCCTTCGGCTACGGCCGCACCAACCTGTGCAAGGCGCTCGGCGGATGCGGTGCGGCACCTGCCGCGACGCCCACACCGACACCGACACCGACACCGACACCCACCCCCACACCGACACCCACCCCGACCCCGACACCCACCCCGACCCCGACACCGACGGTTGCTCCCACTCCGACCCCGGCCCCCGCGACCGTCAGCGGCAA
This portion of the Actinomycetota bacterium genome encodes:
- a CDS encoding S8 family serine peptidase gives rise to the protein MNSRIAPALVSAVMFAASLSAAAPAAAAPTAPHDGTHVLVKLRPRTSASDRARVHGSSAVSSISGLGVDVARVRAGERVEQAVARYRSNPHVEYAEPNYKLSLAATPNDPYYPGNALVSADLWGLHNTGQHYGTSDADMDVPEGWDLAGVATGSPWTSAGYTVGIVDTGVDASHPDLSGRLASGCFSALTGTGSLLAGCQDLHGHGTHVSGTVAAAANNSTGIAGVAPNSRVLMCKALDDTGSGWTSDIAACINDFVTRRATLDLRVISLSLGGGGGSTLESAVNNALSNGILVVAAAGNDGNTTLNYPAAYASAVSVGAVDRTGAKASFSNFNEDVELSAPGVSIVSTVPGGGYGSWSGTSMATPNVAGVAALVSWKTGLKGQALRDKLNASVDDLGAAGRDSSFGYGRTNLCKALGGCGAAPAATPTPTPTPTPTPTPTPTPTPTPTPTPTPTPTVAPTPTPAPATVSGKTYRYSRTRSNVTVSYSSSIASGYTTSNSYGSYKLSLKPATYTIRAKYGTTTCRAGSRTGPTYVSYSLISGAARTVNWYC